The Sorangiineae bacterium MSr11367 genome window below encodes:
- a CDS encoding ABC transporter permease, which translates to MLRFSTRRLLWAIPTLFGISVIVFLLTSLIPEPPAIASPDALVALEPAVYDALDEERRERFLDLPLFVNEHPADVRSRAEDAVAHIAADDPHALLAAHTLARLGGAALPHVLPKFDRLAPAARAKVALALAPIGERMGVGQPSELRDAERAAAFWTRFWEDRSLDFTEPSVRRTVSRLLRHTSELRERDIIEIDTFALGEIMLALKELRDRNDRSTILRLAELAAHATGRSVEAPDVAQADPRQTADAWMAWWYVHKSDYVAFTGPERITAAVSETRYGKWLARAALGQFGVSPIDNRPIFPKLMAGAQITFSLTGLAMLASYLIALPLALLSAWRHNRAVDRTLALVLFVLYSLPTFWVAEIFVRVMPPGSAGRIVWPALALTVASLASLSRYQRTAMLEVLGLDYVRTARAKGVSELRVLVVHALRNAMMPTVTLAGLQLPALIGGAFIVEEVFAVPGLGYQSLRAVDGHDNAWLIATILLTAVVSTVGLIVSDLAYAVLDPRVRELFLRREGSHA; encoded by the coding sequence ATGCTAAGGTTTTCGACCCGGCGGCTTCTCTGGGCGATTCCGACGTTGTTCGGGATCAGCGTCATCGTCTTTTTGTTGACGAGCCTCATCCCGGAGCCCCCCGCCATCGCCTCCCCCGACGCGCTGGTCGCGCTGGAGCCCGCCGTGTACGATGCGCTCGACGAAGAGCGGCGTGAGCGCTTTTTGGACCTTCCCCTCTTCGTCAACGAGCACCCGGCCGATGTCCGTTCGCGCGCGGAAGACGCGGTGGCGCACATCGCGGCCGACGATCCCCACGCGCTGCTCGCCGCCCACACGTTGGCCCGCCTCGGCGGCGCGGCGCTTCCCCACGTGCTGCCCAAGTTCGATCGGCTCGCGCCCGCCGCACGCGCGAAGGTCGCCCTCGCGCTGGCGCCCATCGGCGAGCGCATGGGCGTGGGGCAGCCCTCCGAGCTGCGCGATGCGGAGCGGGCCGCGGCGTTCTGGACGCGGTTCTGGGAGGATCGCTCGCTCGACTTCACCGAGCCTTCCGTGCGACGCACCGTATCGCGCCTCTTGCGCCACACCAGCGAGCTGCGCGAGCGCGACATCATCGAGATCGACACCTTCGCGCTCGGCGAGATCATGCTCGCCCTGAAGGAGTTGCGCGACAGGAACGACAGGAGCACCATCCTGCGGCTCGCCGAGCTCGCGGCCCACGCCACCGGCCGCTCCGTCGAGGCGCCCGACGTCGCGCAAGCGGATCCACGGCAAACGGCCGACGCGTGGATGGCGTGGTGGTACGTGCACAAGAGTGACTACGTCGCCTTCACCGGGCCGGAGCGCATCACCGCCGCGGTGAGCGAGACGCGTTACGGCAAGTGGCTGGCGCGCGCGGCGCTAGGGCAATTCGGGGTCAGCCCCATCGACAACCGGCCCATTTTTCCCAAGCTGATGGCCGGCGCGCAGATCACGTTTTCGCTCACCGGGCTGGCCATGCTCGCCAGCTACCTCATTGCCCTGCCGCTCGCGCTGCTCAGCGCATGGCGCCACAACAGGGCCGTCGATCGCACGCTCGCCTTGGTGCTCTTCGTCCTGTATTCGCTGCCCACGTTCTGGGTCGCGGAGATCTTCGTCCGCGTCATGCCGCCTGGGTCGGCGGGCCGCATCGTGTGGCCGGCGCTGGCGCTCACCGTGGCGTCGCTGGCGAGCCTCTCGCGCTACCAGCGCACGGCGATGCTCGAGGTGCTCGGGCTCGACTACGTGCGCACTGCCCGGGCAAAGGGCGTCTCGGAGCTGCGCGTCCTCGTGGTGCACGCGCTGCGCAATGCGATGATGCCCACGGTCACTTTGGCGGGGCTGCAGCTCCCCGCGCTCATCGGCGGAGCCTTCATCGTCGAGGAGGTGTTCGCCGTGCCGGGGCTCGGCTACCAATCGCTGCGTGCGGTCGATGGGCACGACAACGCGTGGCTCATTGCCACCATTTTGCTCACCGCGGTGGTCTCCACCGTCGGCCTCATCGTGAGCGATCTCGCCTACGCCGTGCTCGACCCACGCGTGCGCGAGCTCTTTCTGCGACGCGAAGGATCTCACGCGTGA
- a CDS encoding phospho-sugar mutase → MSSATFEDLKTVVRAWIEADPDLETQAELRALLAAADPSGTDLADRFAGALEFGTAGLRGVLGAGPNRMNRAVVIRTTWALAQYLLTQNVDAKKRGVVIGFDGRKMSREFASDVASVLAAEGIPSHVFEDLAPTPLTAFGVTHLSAAAGVMVTASHNPPEFNGYKLYWGDGAQIVPPIDVDIANLILRAPAARDVRRVPRAEAEKSGLYRALDGTVERAYLDAVRGLEVNPGGARDLRIVYTPLHGVGDHLMRAALAEARFTNVTTVPEQQKPDGAFPTVAFPNPEEQGAMDLSFALARKQKADLVLANDPDADRLAVAIPHEGSPSGYLQFTGNQVGVLLGHYLLTERKVAQDPSAQKRLALASLVSSPMLGSIALALGVHYEETLTGFKWIAHRAMDLEKEGHRFVFGYEEALGYTVGDVVRDKDGISAGVLLAEMAAVLKERGRTLGGEFELLARKYGLFVSGQINVTHKGAAGAEEIRNMMTRLRENAPERVGELNVVAVVDIAAGTRRHVADGKVEPFHLPKSNVIVLELASRSRIIVRPSGTEPKIKVYIDLREPVLESEAFSEAEKRGQATLTALGNAFKSILGI, encoded by the coding sequence ATGAGCTCTGCAACCTTCGAGGATCTGAAAACCGTCGTCCGAGCTTGGATCGAAGCCGACCCCGATCTCGAGACCCAAGCCGAGCTCCGCGCGCTTTTGGCCGCGGCCGATCCGTCGGGCACCGATTTGGCGGACCGATTCGCCGGGGCGCTCGAATTCGGAACCGCGGGGCTTCGCGGCGTGCTGGGCGCGGGGCCGAATCGCATGAACCGCGCGGTCGTGATCCGCACGACGTGGGCGCTGGCGCAGTACTTGTTGACGCAAAATGTGGACGCGAAGAAGCGCGGCGTGGTCATCGGCTTCGATGGACGGAAGATGAGCCGCGAGTTTGCATCCGACGTGGCCAGCGTTTTGGCGGCCGAGGGCATTCCGTCGCACGTGTTCGAGGACCTGGCACCGACACCGCTCACGGCCTTCGGGGTGACGCATCTTTCAGCGGCCGCAGGCGTGATGGTCACGGCGAGCCACAACCCGCCCGAGTTCAACGGGTACAAGCTCTACTGGGGCGACGGTGCGCAGATCGTGCCGCCCATCGACGTGGACATTGCAAATCTGATCCTGCGCGCACCCGCAGCCCGCGACGTGCGCCGCGTCCCGCGCGCCGAGGCGGAAAAGAGTGGTCTTTACCGCGCGTTGGATGGCACCGTCGAGCGCGCCTACCTCGACGCCGTGCGCGGCCTGGAGGTAAATCCAGGTGGCGCCCGCGATTTGCGCATCGTCTACACGCCGCTGCACGGCGTGGGCGATCATCTGATGCGCGCGGCCTTGGCCGAGGCGCGCTTCACCAACGTGACGACGGTGCCCGAGCAGCAGAAGCCCGACGGCGCGTTCCCCACGGTGGCCTTCCCCAACCCGGAAGAGCAAGGCGCCATGGACCTCTCCTTCGCGCTTGCGCGCAAGCAAAAGGCCGATCTGGTGCTGGCCAACGACCCGGACGCCGATCGCCTCGCGGTGGCCATTCCCCACGAGGGATCGCCCAGCGGATACCTGCAATTTACAGGTAACCAAGTGGGCGTGCTGCTCGGACATTACCTGCTCACCGAGCGCAAAGTGGCGCAAGACCCGAGTGCGCAGAAGCGCCTGGCGCTGGCCTCCTTGGTCTCGTCACCGATGCTGGGGAGCATCGCGCTCGCGTTGGGGGTGCACTACGAGGAGACGCTGACCGGCTTCAAATGGATCGCGCACCGGGCGATGGATCTCGAGAAGGAGGGCCACCGCTTCGTCTTCGGGTACGAAGAGGCCCTCGGCTACACGGTGGGCGACGTCGTGCGCGACAAGGACGGTATCAGCGCCGGCGTGCTCCTCGCCGAGATGGCCGCGGTCCTGAAAGAGCGCGGCCGCACCCTGGGCGGCGAGTTCGAGCTTCTCGCGCGCAAGTACGGCCTTTTCGTGAGCGGCCAGATCAACGTGACCCACAAGGGCGCGGCCGGCGCGGAGGAAATCCGCAACATGATGACCCGGCTGCGTGAAAACGCGCCGGAGCGCGTGGGCGAGCTGAACGTCGTCGCCGTCGTCGACATCGCCGCCGGCACGCGCCGCCACGTTGCCGATGGCAAGGTGGAGCCGTTCCACCTTCCCAAGAGCAACGTCATCGTCCTGGAGCTCGCGAGCCGCAGCCGCATCATCGTGCGCCCCAGCGGCACGGAGCCCAAGATCAAGGTCTACATCGACCTGCGCGAACCCGTCCTCGAAAGCGAAGCCTTCTCCGAAGCCGAAAAACGCGGCCAGGCCACCCTGACCGCCTTGGGCAACGCCTTCAAGTCGATTTTGGGGATTTGA
- a CDS encoding Uma2 family endonuclease, producing the protein MSQSAGTRQRVTFAEFCDMTPPDDRRYELFDGRIVAMNQPSGRHAFLTGSLIRTLGNALASRCHVVGPMGIYVEATDDGFAPDVIVTCEPARYDPIRGRALVNPRALFEILSPSTEHIDKTLKVSRYTTLPSLQEYVLVSQNEKHVQIYRRGHDRWTWQRVESGTFAICEAEIPIDAIYGGIDDFPIVEPPYETRVVRIVKSPKST; encoded by the coding sequence ATGAGCCAATCGGCAGGCACACGGCAGCGCGTCACGTTTGCGGAATTCTGCGACATGACGCCGCCGGACGACCGCCGTTACGAGCTCTTCGATGGACGCATCGTGGCGATGAACCAGCCTTCAGGGAGGCATGCATTCCTGACGGGCTCCCTGATTCGAACGCTGGGAAACGCTCTAGCGAGCCGATGCCACGTGGTAGGCCCGATGGGGATTTATGTCGAAGCAACGGACGATGGATTCGCTCCCGATGTCATCGTCACGTGCGAGCCGGCTCGTTACGACCCCATTCGCGGGCGCGCACTCGTGAATCCACGCGCGCTCTTCGAGATCCTCTCGCCAAGCACGGAGCATATCGACAAGACCCTGAAAGTGAGCCGCTACACGACGCTCCCGTCGCTGCAAGAGTACGTCTTGGTCTCCCAGAACGAGAAACACGTGCAGATCTATCGCCGCGGACACGACCGATGGACCTGGCAACGCGTCGAATCCGGCACGTTCGCGATCTGCGAGGCAGAGATACCGATCGATGCGATCTACGGCGGCATCGACGATTTTCCGATCGTCGAGCCGCCGTATGAAACGCGCGTCGTCCGGATCGTCAAATCCCCAAAATCGACTTGA
- a CDS encoding long-chain fatty acid--CoA ligase, whose product MAETVVDRLFNQARTQPDAPAYYEKQGGVYQPTSWKGYAEQVKNAGKSLIALGLSPGGSVSILGFNRPEWVIMNLATMAAGGAAAGVYATCSATEIQYIVDHAESPVLLIETRDHWEKVKSQWGNMPKLRHVVVMRGGPSPDDERVLSWEAFLAKGKDVPDTAFDERLHALKPAGLALLIYTSGTTGPPKGVMLSHDNLAWTAEQAMKVVPCQPGDCTLSYLPLPHIAEQMFSLHLPVTAGFSVYFAESIDKVPDNLKEVQPTVFLGVPRIWEKMHAGISAKMADAKGAKKKILAFARRTATEHSAYVCKGQKVPPLLRLRRAVATKLVFSKLKPAIGLGRARIFVVGAAPIGKDVLEFFASLDIVIQEVYGQSEDSGPTTFNAPGNIRFGTVGSSFPGVESKIAADGEILVRGRNVFMGYYKDEEATRESLVDGWLHSGDLGVFDSEGFLNITGRKKEILITAGGKNITPKNIEESIKTHPLVSEAIVIGDRRKYLTALITLDPDASSAFAKEHGIAVNGSLHESAAIRAAIQKAIDETNAHLAKVETVKKFIILPRALSMEEGELTPTLKVKRRIVNQNWAAQIESMYQE is encoded by the coding sequence GTGGCAGAGACCGTCGTCGACAGACTTTTCAACCAAGCGAGAACCCAACCCGACGCACCCGCCTACTATGAAAAACAGGGGGGCGTCTACCAACCCACGAGCTGGAAAGGCTATGCCGAGCAGGTAAAAAACGCCGGTAAGTCGTTGATAGCTTTGGGACTTTCCCCAGGAGGAAGCGTCTCCATCCTGGGCTTCAACCGGCCCGAGTGGGTCATCATGAACCTGGCCACCATGGCCGCGGGGGGCGCCGCCGCCGGCGTCTACGCGACCTGCTCGGCCACCGAGATCCAGTACATCGTCGACCACGCGGAATCGCCCGTGCTCCTCATCGAGACGCGCGACCACTGGGAGAAGGTGAAGTCCCAGTGGGGCAACATGCCCAAGCTGCGGCACGTGGTGGTGATGCGCGGAGGCCCTTCGCCGGACGATGAGCGCGTGCTCTCGTGGGAAGCCTTCCTCGCCAAGGGCAAGGACGTGCCCGACACCGCATTCGACGAGCGCCTTCACGCGCTGAAGCCGGCCGGGCTGGCGCTGCTCATCTACACGTCGGGCACGACGGGGCCGCCGAAGGGCGTGATGCTCTCGCACGACAACCTGGCCTGGACGGCCGAGCAGGCGATGAAGGTCGTGCCGTGCCAGCCGGGCGACTGCACGCTGTCGTATTTGCCGCTCCCGCACATTGCGGAGCAGATGTTTTCGCTGCATTTGCCCGTCACGGCGGGCTTCAGCGTGTACTTCGCCGAGTCGATCGACAAGGTGCCGGACAACCTGAAAGAGGTGCAGCCGACCGTCTTTCTGGGCGTACCGCGCATCTGGGAAAAGATGCACGCAGGCATTTCCGCCAAGATGGCCGATGCCAAGGGGGCGAAGAAGAAGATCCTCGCCTTCGCGCGCCGCACGGCCACCGAGCATTCGGCCTACGTCTGCAAAGGCCAGAAGGTGCCGCCGCTGTTGCGGCTTCGTCGCGCCGTCGCCACGAAGCTGGTGTTCTCGAAGTTGAAGCCCGCCATCGGCCTGGGGCGAGCGCGCATCTTCGTGGTGGGTGCGGCGCCCATTGGCAAGGACGTGCTCGAGTTCTTCGCGTCGCTCGACATCGTCATCCAAGAGGTCTACGGGCAATCGGAGGACTCGGGACCGACGACGTTCAACGCGCCGGGCAACATCCGCTTCGGCACGGTGGGCAGCTCGTTCCCGGGCGTCGAATCGAAGATCGCCGCCGACGGCGAGATCCTGGTACGCGGCCGCAACGTCTTCATGGGTTACTACAAGGACGAAGAGGCCACGCGCGAGAGTCTCGTCGATGGCTGGCTGCACTCGGGCGATCTCGGTGTCTTCGACTCCGAGGGGTTCCTGAACATCACCGGCCGCAAGAAGGAGATCCTCATCACCGCGGGCGGCAAGAACATCACGCCGAAGAACATCGAGGAGAGCATCAAGACGCACCCCTTGGTGTCCGAAGCCATCGTCATCGGCGATCGCCGCAAGTACCTCACCGCGCTCATCACCTTGGATCCCGACGCCTCGAGCGCGTTCGCAAAGGAGCACGGCATCGCCGTCAACGGCAGCCTGCACGAGAGCGCCGCCATCCGCGCCGCGATCCAAAAGGCCATCGACGAAACCAACGCCCACCTGGCCAAGGTCGAGACGGTGAAGAAATTCATCATCCTCCCCCGCGCCCTCTCGATGGAGGAAGGCGAACTGACGCCGACGTTGAAGGTCAAACGCCGCATCGTCAACCAGAACTGGGCCGCGCAAATCGAGTCGATGTACCAGGAGTAG
- the rpmI gene encoding 50S ribosomal protein L35, which produces MPKMKTNKAASKRFRVSGTGRVRRPKQGGNHGMQEKSRKRLRRLRKNDMVDKTLQKKIRSLLPYG; this is translated from the coding sequence ATGCCGAAGATGAAGACCAATAAAGCTGCCTCCAAGCGATTCCGCGTCAGCGGGACGGGACGCGTTCGTCGTCCGAAGCAGGGTGGCAACCACGGGATGCAGGAAAAATCACGCAAGCGTCTGCGCCGCCTTCGCAAGAACGACATGGTGGACAAGACGCTCCAGAAGAAGATCCGCAGTCTTCTTCCGTACGGCTGA
- the rplT gene encoding 50S ribosomal protein L20, which produces MPRAKRGFKARRRRNRILKHASGFHSARSRLFAYAKEVVMKAWVYAYAHRKRKKRDFRRLWIARINAAARTNGTSYSRLVHGLKSAKVGLDRKVLSDLAITDAGAFQQIVDLANKSVVKQA; this is translated from the coding sequence ATGCCGCGCGCAAAACGAGGATTCAAGGCACGTCGCCGTCGTAACCGTATTTTGAAGCATGCTTCGGGCTTCCACAGCGCCCGTTCGCGCCTCTTCGCCTATGCGAAAGAGGTCGTGATGAAGGCGTGGGTCTATGCCTACGCTCACCGCAAGCGCAAGAAGCGTGACTTCCGCCGTCTCTGGATTGCCCGCATCAACGCCGCCGCCCGGACCAACGGGACGAGCTACTCGCGTTTGGTGCACGGCCTCAAGAGCGCCAAGGTCGGCCTCGACCGTAAGGTGCTGAGCGATCTCGCGATCACGGACGCGGGTGCGTTCCAGCAGATCGTCGATCTCGCGAACAAGAGCGTCGTCAAGCAGGCGTAG
- the pheS gene encoding phenylalanine--tRNA ligase subunit alpha, protein MSEGATSPVQSNLLESLDALRTDFARRFEAATTEQVLREENAKILGKKGELTQILKQMGSVPGDQRKAIGERVNTLRKEVEDAFATRLAAIARAKRDADLHAPPFDLTLPAREVVAVGHRHPITRMREELVTIFRSLGFAVHDGPDVDIEENNFTKLGFPPDHPAIDEQDSFWTTSGHVLRTHTSNVQVHAMMGQKPPFAFIAPGTCYRRDDDVTHSPMFHQIEGFLVDEKVTLTHLRGVLSEFAARLYGEGTKVRFRASYFPFVEPGAEVDVQCVFCKQPDGTNKGCNVCKHSGWIEILGCGMIDPRVFEACGIDSERYTGFAFGMGIERVAMLRYGIPDIRLLFENDPRFLAQF, encoded by the coding sequence ATGTCCGAAGGCGCAACATCGCCGGTTCAATCGAATCTTCTCGAATCACTCGACGCACTCCGCACTGATTTTGCGCGCCGGTTCGAGGCCGCCACGACCGAGCAGGTCCTTCGCGAGGAAAACGCGAAGATCCTCGGCAAGAAGGGCGAGCTCACCCAGATCCTGAAGCAGATGGGCAGCGTCCCCGGTGACCAGCGAAAGGCCATCGGGGAGCGCGTCAATACGCTGCGCAAGGAAGTGGAGGATGCGTTCGCCACGCGGCTCGCGGCCATTGCGCGCGCCAAGCGCGACGCGGATCTGCACGCACCGCCGTTCGACCTCACGCTTCCCGCCCGGGAAGTGGTGGCGGTCGGGCACCGGCATCCCATCACGCGGATGCGCGAAGAGCTGGTGACCATCTTTCGGTCGCTGGGCTTCGCCGTGCACGACGGGCCGGACGTCGACATCGAGGAAAACAACTTCACCAAGCTGGGCTTCCCGCCGGATCACCCGGCCATCGACGAGCAAGACAGCTTCTGGACGACGTCGGGCCACGTGCTGCGCACGCACACGAGCAACGTGCAGGTCCACGCGATGATGGGGCAGAAGCCGCCCTTCGCGTTCATCGCGCCGGGCACCTGCTACCGCCGCGACGACGACGTCACGCACTCGCCGATGTTTCACCAAATCGAGGGATTCCTCGTCGACGAGAAGGTGACCTTGACGCACCTTCGCGGCGTTTTGTCCGAGTTTGCCGCGCGTCTGTACGGTGAAGGCACCAAGGTGCGCTTCCGAGCCAGTTACTTCCCGTTCGTGGAACCGGGGGCCGAGGTGGACGTGCAATGCGTCTTCTGCAAGCAACCCGACGGCACGAACAAGGGCTGCAACGTGTGCAAGCACTCGGGCTGGATCGAGATTCTCGGCTGCGGAATGATCGATCCACGCGTGTTCGAGGCGTGCGGGATCGACTCCGAGCGGTACACCGGCTTTGCCTTCGGCATGGGCATCGAGCGCGTGGCGATGCTTCGCTACGGCATCCCGGACATCCGCCTGCTGTTCGAAAACGATCCGCGTTTCTTGGCGCAATTCTAA
- the pheT gene encoding phenylalanine--tRNA ligase subunit beta: protein MLASYQWLRSLVPQLTAPPEDVAARLTSAGLEVEGFTAYGAGSESCIISRVVAVRPHPNRANLRLVTVDRGGGAPHEELVCGAPNVPDPGGLVVLAPLGTHLPAKGLTLEKKAIGGIESAGMLVSESELGLSDDHDGIIVLPPDFAQPGTRFSDAVPEARDTIFSIGVTPNRPDALGHVGIAREVAALFGFPWSPPDPTLPEPPVRDDATKMDSLVRIRIDDGERCAHYGTAISLGVTIRPSPLGIRYRLSALGVRPISNVVDVTNVVMLEFGHPLHAFDLDLVRGAEIIVRRARPGETMRTLDDKEHQLTEDDLVIGDAEGPTGLAGVMGGANSEIRPTTSRVLIECAYFDARSVRRTSRRHGFHTEASHRFERGVDPGDTRAVLTRAAALMQELGGGTVLSEVRLTTAREIAAAVVRLRLSRVDQLIGVHVAQDEVTGILKRLGFVIDGQEGDTLVLKVPTHRPDVTREVDVIDDIARIRGLETLPAVLPPMHPRLDVGGQEEAVRRARAAAVQLGLSEALTFRFIARRWLEAVGAPPPALTVANPMSERESVMRTSLLPGLFEAVSRASRHGEHDVRMFAIGPVFLAAPPSDKAPPAEERVTFAAVLSGDRPSYLTKPVAYDVWDAKGVALGWLASITGGREASAVRAEEHERPHHLHPRGAAFLLLEGERVGNFGPVHPDVADAFELPQGVLAIEIDLAKILAAGPRDPKYVPIPRFPASVRDLAVVVPDGVPAGEVERAVREAAGALGEYVTLFDRYVGGGVPAGHASLAFRIVYRVADRTLTDAEVDAQHTKAIESVQARFGATLRA from the coding sequence ATGCTTGCCTCGTATCAGTGGCTAAGGTCGCTCGTGCCGCAGTTGACGGCCCCGCCGGAAGACGTTGCGGCGCGCCTGACATCCGCAGGCCTTGAGGTGGAAGGCTTCACCGCGTACGGCGCGGGCAGCGAATCGTGCATCATCTCGCGCGTCGTCGCCGTGCGGCCGCACCCGAATCGCGCGAATCTGCGCCTGGTGACGGTGGATCGCGGCGGTGGTGCACCGCACGAGGAGCTCGTGTGCGGCGCGCCCAACGTGCCCGATCCGGGCGGCCTCGTGGTGCTCGCGCCGCTGGGCACGCACCTTCCGGCGAAGGGCCTCACCCTCGAGAAGAAGGCCATCGGCGGCATCGAGAGCGCGGGCATGCTGGTGAGCGAGTCGGAGCTCGGCCTCAGCGACGATCACGATGGCATCATCGTGCTGCCGCCGGACTTCGCGCAGCCGGGCACCCGCTTCTCGGACGCGGTGCCGGAGGCGCGCGACACGATTTTCTCCATCGGCGTAACGCCGAACCGCCCCGATGCGCTGGGCCATGTCGGCATCGCGCGTGAGGTGGCGGCGCTCTTCGGCTTTCCGTGGTCGCCGCCCGACCCGACCTTGCCGGAGCCTCCGGTGCGCGACGATGCGACCAAGATGGATTCTCTGGTGCGAATTCGCATCGACGACGGCGAACGGTGCGCCCACTACGGCACGGCGATTTCGCTGGGGGTGACGATTCGGCCTTCGCCGCTGGGCATTCGCTACCGGCTTTCGGCGCTGGGGGTGCGGCCGATTTCGAACGTCGTCGACGTGACGAACGTCGTCATGCTCGAGTTCGGACACCCGCTGCACGCGTTCGATTTGGACCTGGTTCGCGGCGCGGAAATCATCGTGCGGCGGGCCCGTCCAGGCGAGACGATGCGCACGCTCGACGACAAAGAGCACCAGCTCACCGAAGACGATCTCGTCATCGGCGATGCCGAGGGCCCCACCGGCCTCGCGGGTGTGATGGGCGGCGCGAACAGCGAGATTCGCCCGACCACGAGCCGCGTGCTCATCGAGTGCGCGTACTTCGACGCACGCAGCGTTCGTCGCACGTCGCGGCGGCATGGTTTCCACACGGAGGCGAGCCATCGCTTCGAGCGCGGTGTCGATCCCGGTGACACGCGCGCGGTCCTCACGCGCGCGGCCGCGCTCATGCAGGAACTGGGTGGCGGCACGGTGCTCTCCGAGGTGCGACTCACCACGGCGCGGGAGATCGCGGCGGCGGTGGTGCGGCTTCGTCTCTCGCGGGTCGATCAGCTCATCGGCGTGCATGTCGCGCAAGACGAGGTGACCGGCATCCTCAAGCGCCTCGGCTTCGTCATCGATGGTCAGGAGGGCGACACGCTCGTTCTCAAGGTGCCCACGCACCGGCCGGACGTGACGCGTGAGGTGGACGTCATCGACGACATCGCGCGCATCCGCGGGCTGGAGACGTTGCCGGCGGTGCTCCCTCCGATGCACCCGCGCCTCGACGTGGGCGGGCAAGAAGAGGCCGTGCGCCGTGCGCGGGCGGCGGCCGTGCAGCTCGGGTTGTCCGAGGCGCTGACCTTCCGCTTCATCGCACGCCGATGGCTCGAGGCAGTGGGCGCACCTCCGCCGGCCCTCACGGTGGCGAACCCCATGTCGGAGCGCGAGAGCGTGATGCGCACGTCGCTCCTGCCCGGGCTCTTCGAAGCGGTGTCCCGCGCCTCGCGGCACGGCGAGCACGATGTGCGGATGTTCGCCATCGGGCCGGTGTTTCTCGCGGCCCCGCCGTCGGACAAGGCGCCGCCGGCGGAGGAGCGCGTGACGTTCGCGGCGGTGCTCTCCGGCGACCGCCCGAGCTACCTCACGAAGCCCGTCGCCTACGACGTGTGGGACGCGAAGGGCGTGGCCCTCGGCTGGCTCGCGAGCATTACGGGCGGGCGCGAGGCCAGCGCGGTGCGTGCCGAGGAACACGAGCGGCCTCACCATCTGCACCCGCGTGGTGCGGCGTTCCTCCTGCTCGAGGGTGAGCGCGTGGGCAATTTCGGTCCGGTGCATCCCGACGTGGCGGACGCGTTCGAGCTGCCGCAGGGCGTGCTCGCGATCGAGATCGACTTGGCGAAGATCCTCGCCGCGGGCCCGCGCGATCCGAAGTACGTGCCCATCCCGCGCTTCCCGGCCAGCGTGCGCGATCTCGCGGTCGTCGTGCCCGACGGCGTTCCCGCGGGCGAGGTCGAGCGCGCGGTGCGCGAGGCGGCGGGTGCACTCGGCGAGTACGTGACGCTCTTCGACCGGTACGTCGGCGGCGGCGTTCCTGCGGGCCATGCGAGCCTGGCCTTTCGCATCGTGTACCGCGTTGCAGACCGCACGCTCACCGATGCGGAGGTCGACGCGCAGCACACGAAGGCCATCGAATCGGTACAAGCTCGCTTTGGGGCAACGTTGCGCGCATAA